In Gemmatimonadota bacterium, the sequence TCGCTCAACCTCACCATTTACCTGACATTTGACGGCATTTCTCAAACAGCGCGCCATCGTTTTCTCTACGTCATCATTCCCGACGGCGAGATCCAGCGCGTCTTCACCGCAGACTTAAACACCGTGCTCGCCGGACAGTGGAAAAGAGACGCCCTGATCGATGCCACAGACCCATTGCTCCCGCGAAAAATTCGGCGCGTCACCTTCTCGGGAACAATCCCGCTCAAAACACACGGCAGCAAAACCGTACGGATTTTCACATCCTCGCGTCCGGGCATCCATCAAATCGACGAGATACCGGCGATAGACCTCTCGCGGGTTCAAACATATCAAATGGATTATCCAGTCAGTTCACCCATTCAAGACTGCCGCGCCTATATTCGCTACAAACAGGATGTGGTATTGCCAGATAAATGGCACATGATTGACACGCGAATGGAATGCGAGTGGCGATAAAATACACCTTTCACCTCTCAACAAGGAGATAAGCCATGAAATTCATCACCTATGCAGCAATCGCCCTGATCGGTATCACAACCGGATGCGCCGGTCCCAGAGCCTTTACAAAAGGGACCTATGAAGATCCCAAAACCATTGCCCTGCTCGACGACCGCTTTAACGAAAACGACATGCAACTCATCGCCAAAAAAGTCGTCGATTCAATCCTCGAAGCACCATTGAACAGACCCGAACCCGCCATCATGCTCGGCAAAATGCGCAATCGCACCACCGAACACATCGACATGGTGGCCCTCTCCGACAAAATTAAAACCGCATTGATCCAGAGCGGCAAAGTGCGCTTTGTCGATGTCACCAACCGCAAAGACATCGCCACAGAATACGAATATCAACAATCGGGCTATGTCGATCCCGCACAGGCCAAAGCACCGGGCAAACAGACCGGATCAGACCTGATCCTCACGGGCACACTCAGCGCGAATGTGCAGGAAGTGGGCAAAGACAAACTCATCTACTACAAAGCCACCTTCCAGCTAACGGACCTCATCTCATCAGAAATTATATGGACCGACGAAAAAGAAATCCGCAAAGCCTACAAAAAGCGCAGCATCGGATTGTAATTGCGCTGCAGACCTGAGATTATTAGGTTGGGAGTTACGGATAGTCCTGATCCAGAAAGGAGCAAAACCATGAAACACCTGTTATTCACACTCGCAATCGCTCTGCTTTTGGGGAGCAGTGCCAGCGCGCAAACTGGCCGCACTGATGGGACAGAAGAAAGCGAATTTGGCAAAGGGGGATACCCGTTTGGTGGTCCGAGCCATCGCGTCTATCTCAACACCGCCTTTGGCTCTGGCTTTTTTGACCTGACGGACGTCAACAAAACGCGCACGGGTTTTCTCTACGGCATTGAACTCGGCGTCGAAATGGATCAGTGGCTCGGCATTCAGGCGGGCTATAATTATCTTTCCGACCGCGACATGTCCATCTTCAGCCTCGGCTCGCGTTTCGCCTATGCCTTTGACCCCTTTGTGTATCACGTCTCGCTCAACGCCGGACTATATGCGCCCAATGAAGGCGGCCGCAACTTTGGTCTGGCACCTGGCGCAGGCATAGACATCGTCCTCCACAAAAGGGTGCGTATCGGA encodes:
- the lpoB gene encoding penicillin-binding protein activator LpoB translates to MKFITYAAIALIGITTGCAGPRAFTKGTYEDPKTIALLDDRFNENDMQLIAKKVVDSILEAPLNRPEPAIMLGKMRNRTTEHIDMVALSDKIKTALIQSGKVRFVDVTNRKDIATEYEYQQSGYVDPAQAKAPGKQTGSDLILTGTLSANVQEVGKDKLIYYKATFQLTDLISSEIIWTDEKEIRKAYKKRSIGL
- a CDS encoding outer membrane beta-barrel protein, with protein sequence MKHLLFTLAIALLLGSSASAQTGRTDGTEESEFGKGGYPFGGPSHRVYLNTAFGSGFFDLTDVNKTRTGFLYGIELGVEMDQWLGIQAGYNYLSDRDMSIFSLGSRFAYAFDPFVYHVSLNAGLYAPNEGGRNFGLAPGAGIDIVLHKRVRIGLDYKHDFIFTDNRTTDMDRIYAGLKFFF